One window of Salegentibacter sp. Hel_I_6 genomic DNA carries:
- the xerA gene encoding site-specific tyrosine recombinase/integron integrase: MDRKYITLKNLIIDKEKCIGLKFFTDKVVQVMVDNLPDVQWSEKFRMNYILNTPANLELVFKTFRGVAWINCNHFYSKASFGREEEPVNVQQLQNREEVSGKRYCPGSYLRKLELKRYANSTIKTYVSCFETFINHYSDREIKDLNEEDIRLYLQKLIREDFSHSYINQAINAIKFYYEVVLEMPNRFYAIERPRPIEQLPKVLAKEEIMAIIEHTNNIKHRCIVSLLYSAGLRRIELLNLKLEDIDSKRMVIKVRSGKGNKDRFTILSEKLLGDLRKYYKEWRPTNFLFEGPGRKAYSPESVSSIVKNAAKKAKIKKRVTPHMLRHSFATHLLESGTDLRYIQVLLGHRSTKTTEIYTHVATNIFFKIKNPLD; the protein is encoded by the coding sequence ATGGATAGGAAGTATATTACTCTAAAGAATTTAATCATTGATAAAGAAAAATGTATAGGGTTAAAATTCTTTACCGATAAAGTAGTGCAGGTTATGGTGGACAACTTACCCGATGTACAGTGGAGTGAGAAGTTTCGCATGAATTATATCTTAAACACACCGGCTAACCTGGAGCTTGTTTTTAAGACCTTTCGTGGTGTTGCCTGGATCAATTGCAATCATTTTTATTCCAAGGCAAGTTTTGGACGCGAGGAAGAACCTGTGAACGTTCAACAACTGCAAAATAGGGAAGAGGTAAGTGGAAAGCGATATTGCCCTGGAAGTTACCTTAGAAAGTTAGAATTAAAGAGGTATGCCAATAGCACGATCAAAACCTATGTTTCTTGTTTCGAAACATTCATAAATCATTACAGTGACAGGGAGATAAAGGATTTGAACGAAGAAGATATAAGATTGTATCTTCAGAAATTGATACGAGAGGACTTTTCACATTCCTATATTAACCAGGCCATTAATGCTATTAAATTCTATTATGAAGTGGTACTGGAAATGCCCAATAGGTTTTATGCCATAGAACGTCCCAGACCTATAGAACAACTGCCGAAGGTCCTGGCAAAAGAGGAAATAATGGCTATTATTGAGCATACTAATAACATTAAACACCGATGTATAGTAAGTTTGCTTTATTCGGCCGGTTTAAGAAGAATTGAGCTCTTAAATTTAAAACTGGAAGATATAGATAGTAAGAGAATGGTGATTAAGGTAAGATCGGGCAAAGGAAATAAAGATAGGTTTACAATCTTAAGCGAAAAACTACTTGGTGATTTACGAAAATACTATAAAGAATGGCGACCGACTAATTTTTTGTTTGAAGGCCCTGGCAGGAAAGCCTATAGTCCCGAAAGTGTTTCGAGTATAGTAAAGAATGCTGCGAAAAAAGCGAAGATCAAGAAGCGGGTGACACCCCATATGTTACGACATTCCTTTGCAACCCATCTTTTAGAGAGTGGAACCGATTTACGATATATCCAGGTACTCCTTGGGCATAGAAGCACCAAAACAACAGAAATTTACACGCACGTGGCTACAAATATTTTTTTTAAGATTAAAAATCCATTAGATTAG
- the ltrA gene encoding group II intron reverse transcriptase/maturase, translating into MIKELTSKKNLNQAFRQVYRNKGAAGIDNVQITGLQSILKAHGKQYARQIERGEYQVAPILGVEIPKSNGKKRLLGIPTVVDRVFQQALHQVLQPVFEPAFQNYSYGFRPNRNAHQAVAQSLENINSGYQNIVDIDLKSFFDEVAHDVLLDLIFKKVKCRATLKLLRSFLRAPIQINDKLHKRRKGVPQGSPLSPLLSNILLNELDKELEKRGHRYVRYADDFSIYVRSKPAAKRVGNSIYKFLRDKLRLPINREKSGIRKPLTFKVLGFGFVPTYKKGEKAKYQLVAEASKWEIFKSKLKYITKKTIPASFEERIHSINLLLRGWINYFKPASIQGKLKKLEEWLRNRLRYCIWHHWKKPERKRKNLIRLGINPDQAYAWSRTRMGGWAVAQSPILRTTITIKRLKMKGYVGLIEYYNR; encoded by the coding sequence ATGATTAAAGAATTAACAAGTAAAAAGAACCTAAACCAAGCCTTCCGTCAGGTGTATCGCAACAAAGGAGCAGCAGGTATAGATAACGTCCAAATAACAGGACTCCAATCTATTCTAAAAGCTCACGGTAAACAATACGCCCGGCAGATAGAACGAGGGGAATATCAGGTGGCTCCAATACTGGGAGTTGAAATACCAAAAAGCAACGGGAAGAAACGTTTACTCGGTATTCCCACGGTTGTCGACAGGGTATTTCAGCAAGCATTACATCAGGTTTTGCAACCAGTATTTGAGCCAGCCTTTCAAAATTATAGTTATGGATTCAGACCAAACCGCAATGCCCATCAAGCCGTTGCACAGAGCCTTGAAAATATCAATTCTGGCTACCAAAACATCGTCGATATTGATTTAAAGAGCTTCTTTGATGAAGTGGCCCACGATGTACTGTTAGACTTGATATTCAAAAAGGTAAAATGCCGGGCTACTTTAAAGTTATTGCGGTCATTTTTAAGAGCTCCGATACAAATTAACGACAAGTTGCATAAACGCAGGAAAGGAGTCCCGCAAGGTTCTCCCTTAAGTCCTTTGCTCTCCAATATTCTGCTCAATGAGCTGGATAAAGAACTGGAAAAGCGAGGACACCGCTATGTAAGATATGCCGATGATTTTAGTATTTACGTTCGAAGTAAACCCGCTGCGAAACGCGTAGGTAATAGTATCTACAAATTTCTCCGGGACAAACTCCGGCTTCCAATCAATAGGGAGAAAAGTGGCATACGTAAACCTTTAACCTTTAAGGTATTGGGATTTGGTTTTGTACCAACCTACAAGAAAGGAGAAAAGGCCAAATACCAGCTTGTGGCAGAAGCGTCAAAATGGGAAATATTTAAGTCAAAACTTAAATATATTACCAAAAAGACAATTCCTGCAAGCTTTGAAGAACGTATCCACAGCATCAACTTATTGTTAAGGGGCTGGATCAATTACTTTAAACCGGCATCCATTCAGGGAAAGCTTAAGAAGCTGGAAGAATGGCTAAGGAATCGTTTACGGTATTGCATCTGGCATCACTGGAAAAAGCCCGAACGAAAACGGAAAAACCTTATTCGATTGGGTATTAATCCAGATCAAGCCTATGCCTGGAGTCGCACCCGAATGGGCGGCTGGGCTGTAGCCCAGAGTCCTATCTTGCGTACCACTATTACCATAAAACGCTTAAAAATGAAAGGTTATGTTGGTTTAATCGAATACTATAATCGATAA
- a CDS encoding PadR family transcriptional regulator, protein MKSEDNLNELLFSWENTYKKGQLTLWIFMALQESRKYVDEIKSFIEKKSNGTISCEEQSLYRALRKYEHINVLTFELKEGNKGPERKYYSLTNLGHELFVQFVNRNIKLFYSEEIKNILKLNEQ, encoded by the coding sequence ATGAAAAGTGAGGACAATTTAAATGAACTATTGTTTTCTTGGGAAAACACATATAAGAAAGGTCAATTGACACTTTGGATTTTTATGGCACTTCAAGAAAGCCGAAAATACGTCGATGAAATTAAAAGTTTCATTGAAAAGAAATCGAACGGAACAATAAGTTGCGAAGAACAAAGCTTATATAGAGCATTAAGAAAATATGAACATATTAATGTTTTAACTTTTGAGTTAAAAGAAGGAAATAAAGGTCCTGAAAGAAAATATTATTCTTTGACAAATTTAGGACACGAACTTTTCGTTCAGTTTGTGAATAGAAACATTAAACTTTTTTATTCAGAAGAAATTAAAAACATTTTAAAATTAAATGAGCAATGA
- a CDS encoding IS110 family transposase produces MESRVTALPKLFIGIDIHKRSWKIHCSTDLFAGKSFTMPPEPEKLREYVQKHFPDHEVSTAYEAGCCGYAAHRSFVNFGWRSLVVNPADIQRKGKERYTKTDRIDAQLISRELKDGRLESIIVPDIEREELRSLFRRRNELVKDFRRVKSVIKMQLLYYGVKVPPEFDNDHWSHDFRHWVDSQKFVFGTARECMASKMRNFRFIDKELRDVSSQLRAYCRKHFKQDFYLLRSIPGIGGIVAVGIIAELGDLRRFSSLKHLAGYVGLAPSIYQSGVNSKSMGMNPRCHRLIRSYFVEAAWQAIRTDPVMQAYYRQHLGKDVKKIIVKVAHKLLSRTLAVIKTKTPYEIGVIS; encoded by the coding sequence ATGGAATCCCGAGTTACTGCCTTACCAAAGTTATTCATAGGAATTGACATCCACAAGAGGAGCTGGAAAATACACTGCAGCACCGATCTTTTTGCCGGTAAATCTTTTACTATGCCACCGGAGCCTGAGAAGTTACGGGAATATGTTCAAAAACATTTTCCGGACCACGAAGTCTCCACTGCCTATGAAGCGGGTTGTTGTGGTTATGCTGCTCATCGTAGTTTTGTAAATTTTGGCTGGAGATCCCTGGTGGTAAATCCGGCCGATATTCAACGAAAGGGAAAAGAACGATACACCAAAACCGATAGAATCGATGCCCAGCTCATTAGCAGAGAACTCAAAGACGGTCGTCTTGAGAGTATCATAGTTCCCGATATAGAACGGGAAGAACTCCGTAGCCTTTTCCGACGCCGTAATGAACTGGTTAAAGACTTCAGACGTGTCAAATCTGTAATTAAAATGCAGTTGCTCTATTATGGAGTCAAAGTTCCTCCTGAGTTTGATAATGATCACTGGAGCCACGATTTTCGTCATTGGGTAGATAGCCAAAAGTTTGTTTTTGGTACTGCAAGGGAATGTATGGCCAGTAAGATGCGTAATTTTCGTTTTATTGATAAGGAACTTCGAGATGTATCGAGCCAGTTAAGAGCTTATTGCCGTAAACATTTTAAGCAGGATTTCTATCTACTAAGGAGCATTCCTGGTATTGGAGGAATTGTAGCAGTTGGAATCATCGCTGAACTGGGTGATCTAAGGCGATTTAGCAGCTTAAAACATTTGGCAGGTTATGTTGGTTTGGCTCCCAGCATATATCAAAGTGGAGTTAATTCAAAATCAATGGGGATGAACCCCAGGTGTCACAGACTAATCCGATCATATTTTGTGGAAGCTGCATGGCAGGCAATTAGAACAGATCCTGTAATGCAGGCTTATTATCGCCAGCACCTGGGCAAAGACGTCAAAAAAATAATAGTAAAAGTGGCTCACAAATTACTGAGCCGAACTTTAGCAGTGATTAAAACTAAAACTCCTTATGAAATTGGAGTGATATCATAA
- a CDS encoding S41 family peptidase, translating into MKIKLFINYIFLVLLFATNTLFSQTNYQKDFIEIWTDIDNHYAYLDQQDIDWEKVREIYEPKAAKVSNDYEFIQFLESVLNELHNGHSSLNTNLKSSNRLIPSGSDIYVEKSGNKYYIKDLRKGFGADLSGLKIGMEVKLFNGKPIQGQLTKFLPIFTDEPTQEMYQYALDMLFAGTHDTEREVTVFEKGMEKTYCPISYRNRDELLYSKIFNNSTAYIKINNSLGNNNLIAAFDQTLDSLLHYQNLIIDLTETPGGGNTTVARAVMGRFTNKLLPYQIHEFDEKEYQTKRHWMEYVTPRKDVYKGKVYILVGHWTGSMGEGMAIGFDGMKRAKIIGTQMAGLLGAISNFQLSETKIGFQFPTERLYHINGTPREKFVPGILTEHTEETMQKAREIR; encoded by the coding sequence ATGAAGATAAAACTTTTTATCAACTACATTTTTCTTGTTTTACTATTTGCAACAAATACGCTTTTTTCACAAACTAATTATCAAAAAGACTTTATTGAAATTTGGACAGACATCGATAATCATTACGCATATTTAGATCAGCAAGACATTGATTGGGAGAAGGTCAGGGAAATTTACGAACCGAAAGCTGCAAAAGTATCAAATGACTATGAATTTATTCAGTTTTTAGAAAGCGTTTTAAATGAACTTCATAACGGTCATTCCTCACTAAATACAAACTTAAAATCATCCAATAGGTTAATCCCTTCGGGTTCGGATATCTATGTTGAAAAATCAGGTAATAAATATTACATAAAGGATTTGCGAAAAGGCTTTGGTGCAGACTTATCGGGTCTAAAAATCGGAATGGAAGTCAAACTTTTCAACGGTAAACCCATTCAAGGTCAATTGACAAAATTCCTTCCAATATTTACGGACGAACCCACTCAAGAAATGTATCAGTATGCTCTTGATATGCTCTTTGCGGGCACACACGATACGGAGAGGGAAGTTACAGTATTTGAAAAAGGGATGGAAAAAACATATTGTCCGATTTCATACAGAAATAGGGATGAATTGTTATATAGCAAAATTTTTAATAACAGCACTGCGTATATCAAAATCAACAATTCCTTAGGGAACAATAATCTGATTGCAGCGTTTGACCAAACACTTGATAGTTTACTTCATTATCAAAATCTAATCATTGATTTGACCGAAACGCCGGGAGGAGGAAATACAACCGTTGCACGAGCTGTAATGGGAAGATTTACTAACAAACTTCTTCCTTATCAAATTCACGAGTTTGATGAAAAAGAATACCAAACTAAGAGACATTGGATGGAATATGTGACACCAAGAAAAGATGTCTACAAAGGTAAGGTTTATATACTTGTAGGACATTGGACCGGAAGTATGGGAGAAGGTATGGCAATTGGTTTTGATGGAATGAAACGAGCGAAAATTATTGGAACTCAAATGGCAGGACTCCTCGGTGCTATTTCAAATTTTCAACTGAGTGAAACTAAGATAGGTTTTCAGTTTCCTACCGAAAGACTATATCATATAAACGGGACGCCCAGAGAAAAATTTGTTCCCGGAATTTTGACTGAGCACACTGAAGAGACAATGCAAAAAGCCAGAGAAATCAGATAA
- a CDS encoding trans-aconitate 2-methyltransferase: MNDTISKWKPELYNDKHSFVYHYGENLIKLLDPKNNERILDLGCGSGQLTFKINELAKEAVGIDKSDEMIADAKLKFPDVKFQVADAGNFSFDKKFDSIFSNAALHWVKDYKSAVKCMYENLKPTGKVVVEFGGKGNVQTIVQQLRDSLRNRGYIKQSNLDLWYFPSIGEYSTELESAGFRVLFAEHYDRPTELADENSGIKDWISMFAGSFFFGVTNNHIEEIKNEVQENIKEKCLIDGKWFADYKRIRIIAIKQETFANNI; encoded by the coding sequence ATGAACGATACAATATCAAAATGGAAACCCGAACTGTATAATGATAAACATTCATTCGTTTATCATTACGGAGAAAATCTGATAAAATTGCTCGATCCAAAAAATAATGAACGGATTTTGGATTTAGGGTGTGGATCTGGACAATTGACTTTTAAAATAAACGAACTAGCAAAAGAAGCAGTGGGCATTGATAAATCTGATGAGATGATTGCAGATGCCAAATTAAAATTCCCTGATGTTAAATTTCAGGTTGCAGATGCCGGAAATTTTAGTTTCGATAAAAAATTTGACTCGATTTTTTCAAACGCAGCACTTCATTGGGTAAAAGACTATAAGAGTGCAGTAAAATGTATGTATGAAAATCTGAAGCCGACTGGAAAAGTTGTGGTTGAATTTGGAGGAAAAGGAAATGTGCAAACTATAGTGCAGCAATTGAGAGATTCTTTGCGAAACAGAGGTTATATAAAACAATCTAATTTGGATTTATGGTATTTCCCATCAATAGGTGAATATTCAACTGAACTTGAATCGGCTGGTTTCAGGGTGCTTTTCGCAGAGCATTATGATCGACCGACAGAACTTGCAGACGAGAATTCTGGAATAAAGGATTGGATTTCAATGTTTGCAGGGAGTTTTTTCTTCGGAGTCACCAATAATCATATTGAGGAAATTAAAAATGAAGTACAAGAAAATATAAAAGAAAAATGTTTAATTGACGGGAAATGGTTTGCAGACTATAAAAGGATTAGAATAATCGCAATAAAACAAGAAACGTTTGCTAACAACATATAA